A region from the Eptesicus fuscus isolate TK198812 chromosome 1, DD_ASM_mEF_20220401, whole genome shotgun sequence genome encodes:
- the LOC129149590 gene encoding LOW QUALITY PROTEIN: BOS complex subunit TMEM147-like (The sequence of the model RefSeq protein was modified relative to this genomic sequence to represent the inferred CDS: inserted 1 base in 1 codon) gives MTLFHFGNCFALAYFPYFITYKCSGXMLFLATFFPTWEGGIYDFIGEFMKASVDVADLVGLNLVMSRNAGKGEYKIMVAALGWATAELIMSRCIPLWVGARGIEFDWKYIQMSIDSNISLVHYICASAQVWMITRYDLYHTFRPAVLLLMFLSVYKAFVMETFVHLCSLGSWTALLARAVVTGLLALSTLALYVAVVNVHS, from the exons ATGACCTTGTTCCACTTCGGGAACTGCTTCGCGCTGGCCTACTTCCCCTACTTCATCACCTACAAGTGCAGCG CTATGTTGTTCCTGGCCACTTTCTTTCCCACCTGGGAAGGCGGCATCTATGACTTCATTGGGGAGTTCATGAAGGCCAGCGTGGATGTGGCAGACCTAGTAGGCCTAAACCTTGTCATGTCTCGGAATGCCGGCAAAGGGGAGTACAAGATTATGGttgctgccctgggctgggccactGCAGAGCTCATTATGTCCCGTTGCATCCCCCTCTGGGTTGGAGCCCGGGGCATTGAATTTGACTGGAAATACATCCAGATGAGCATTGATTCCAACATCAGCCTGGTCCATTACATCTGTGCGTCTGCCCAGGTGTGGATGATAACACGCTACGACCTGTACCACACTTTCCGGCCAGCTGTCCTCCTGCTGATGTTCCTCAGCGTCTATAAGGCCTTTGTCATGGAGACCTTCGTCCACCTTTGTTCCTTGGGCAGCTGGACAGCACTTCTGGCCCGAGCAGTAGTGACAGGGCTGCTGGCCCTCAGCACCCTGGCCTTGTATGTCGCCGTTGTCAACGTGCACTCCTAG